The following proteins come from a genomic window of Musa acuminata AAA Group cultivar baxijiao chromosome BXJ1-7, Cavendish_Baxijiao_AAA, whole genome shotgun sequence:
- the LOC135679018 gene encoding CDK5RAP1-like protein: MASPLSPLAAFWKSQPHHHTATLRINLRRLPPCPLAAMSGPCLRSSVSSPPPPLPPPSPLLPPCFFQCRTAVSIFALVSNSSPYLSSRRGFVRHAATAAAATADVQQDPASTSQIISRGQRIYHETYGCQMNVNDMEIVLSIMKNAGYEEVVKEPENAEIIFINTCAIRDNAEQKVWQRLNYFWFLKREWKSNVAVGRSQSTHPPKIAVLGCMAERLKEKILDADKMVDVVCGPDAYRDLPRLLDEVDYGHKGINTLLSLEETYADVSPVRISTNSVTAFVSIMRGCNNMCSFCIVPFTRGRERSRPVSSIVREVGELWKEGVKEVMFLGQNVNSYNDVSELSDLEPGANWRLSEGFSSMCKVKNMGLRFSDLLDRLSTEFPEMRFRFTSPHPKDFPDDLLFLMKDKYNICKNIHLPAQTGSSTVLERMRRGYTREAYLDLVQKIRGIIPDVGLSSDFICGFCGETEEEHADTLSLVKSVGYDMAYMFAYSMRERTHAHRNYMDDVPDNVKQRRLTELIDTFRESTVQRYESQVGTVQLVLVEGPNKRAPESELVGRSDRGHKVSFLNVPLPHSFETDGKRNPEIGDYVEVGILRSTKASLFGEALARTSLSRFYQKNSDSRT, from the exons ATGGcgtctcctctttctcctctcgcCGCTTTCTGGAAGAGCCAACCTCACCACCACACTGCTACCCTCCGCATCAACCTCCGCCGCTTGCCTCCCTGCCCACTCGCAGCTATGTCCGGACCTTGCCTCCGCTCCTCCGTCTCCTCCCCTCcgccccctcttcctcctccttctccccttCTTCCCCCATGCTTCTTCCAGTGCCGCACGGCTGTTTCCATCTTTGCCCTCGTCTCCAATTCCAGCCCTTACCTGAGCTCTCGCCGCGGCTTCGTTCGCCACGCAGCGACCGCTGCTGCCGCCACCGCTGATGTCCAACAAGA TCCAGCATCAACTTCTCAAATTATCAGTAGGGGGCAGCGCATTTACCATGAAACATACGGATGCCAAATGAATGTAAATGACATGGAGATTGTGCTATCTATCATGAAAAATGCTGGGTATGAGGAAGTCGTGAAGGAACCTGAGAATGCAGAGATTATATTCATCAACACCTGTGCTATCCGAGACAATGCGGAGCAAAAGGTTTGGCAGAGACTCAACTACTTCTGGTTTCTAAAAAGGGAATGGAAGAGCAATGTTGCTGTGGGAAGGTCACAATCTACACACCCTCCAAAAATAGCTGTTCTAGGATGTATGGCTGAGAGGTTGAAAGAGAAAATACTTGATGCAGATAAGATGGTAGATGTAGTCTGTGGACCAGATGCTTATAGAGATCTACCACGTTTGCTGGATGAGGTTGACTATGGGCACAAAGGAATTAATACCCTGCtttctcttgaagaaacttatgcTGATGTTAGTCCAGTTAGGATCTCGACCAATTCAGTTACTGCATTTGTCTCGATAATGAGGGGTTGCAACAATATGTGTTCATTTTGCATTGTTCCATTCACTAGAGGTAGAGAGAGGTCTCGTCCAGTCTCATCAATTGTCAGAGAAGTAGGTGAGCTCTGGAAGGAGGGTGTGAAGGAAGTAATGTTCCTTGGTCAGAATGTGAACAGTTACAATGATGTTTCTGAGCTCAGTGATCTGGAACCAGGAGCAAATTGGAGACTCAGTGAAGGATTCTCCAGCATGTGCAAAGTGAAGAATATGGGCTTGCGCTTTTCTGATCTCTTAGATCGACTCTCTACTGAATTTCCAGAGATGCGGTTTCGATTCACTTCCCCTCATCCCAAGGATTTTCCAGATGATTTGTTATTTCTCATGAAGGATAAATATAATATTTGCAAAAACATTCATCTGCCTGCTCAAACAGGGAGCTCAACAGTTCTCGAGAGAATGCGCCGAGGTTACACCAGGGAGGCATACTTGGACCTTGTACAGAAAATAAGAGGCATCATTCCAGATGTTGGACTAAGTAGTGACTTCATTTGTG GCTTTTGTGGAGAAACAGAAGAAGAACATGCTGACACCCTAAGCCTTGTGAAGTCTGTTGGATATGATATGGCATACATGTTTGCTTATAGCATGAGAGAAAGAACTCATGCCCACAGGAACTACATGGATGATGTTCCTGATAATGTCAAACAGAGGAGGCTGACTGAACTTATTGACACCTTCCGTGAAAGCACAGTGCAGAGGTATGAATCTCAAGTAGGAACTGTCCAGCTTGTTTTAGTCGAGGGACCCAATAAGAGAGCACCTGAATCAGAACTGGTTGGAAGGAGTGATAGAGGCCACAAGGTCTCCTTTCTTAATGTCCCTCTGCCacactcatttgaaacagatgggaAGCGAAATCCAGAGATTGGAGATTATGTTGAAGTTGGCATATTGAGATCAACAAAGGCATCCTTATTTGGGGAGGCACTTGCGCGAACGAGCCTGAGCAGGTTTTACCAAAAGAATTCGGACTCTAGAACATGA